One genomic region from Salinicola endophyticus encodes:
- a CDS encoding phage tail protein I, protein MSEPSPRASLLPPNASPLEHALETAAAGASELPVPLRALWNPDTCPAELLPWLAWALSLDAWQPYWPERIKRQRLRNAIEIQRRKGTAKSVRDVVRSFGSSLALREWWQKAEPGAPHTFDVVLTLGAEVPNSAAFQQDIVDEITRTKPVRSHFTFTAGLSATGGVGVAGGARAYVYRRLAATAH, encoded by the coding sequence ATGAGTGAGCCGAGCCCCCGCGCCAGCCTGCTGCCGCCCAACGCCAGCCCCCTGGAGCACGCCCTGGAGACCGCCGCCGCCGGTGCCAGCGAGCTGCCGGTGCCGCTGCGCGCGCTGTGGAACCCGGACACCTGCCCCGCCGAGCTGCTGCCGTGGCTCGCCTGGGCGCTCTCACTGGATGCCTGGCAGCCCTACTGGCCGGAGCGCATCAAGCGCCAGCGCCTGCGCAACGCGATCGAGATCCAGCGTCGTAAAGGCACCGCCAAGAGCGTGCGCGACGTGGTCCGCTCGTTCGGCTCCAGCCTGGCGCTACGCGAGTGGTGGCAGAAGGCCGAGCCGGGCGCGCCGCACACCTTCGACGTGGTGCTGACCCTGGGCGCGGAGGTGCCCAACAGCGCCGCCTTCCAGCAGGACATCGTCGACGAGATCACCCGCACCAAGCCGGTCCGCTCGCACTTCACCTTCACCGCCGGGCTCAGCGCCACGGGCGGTGTCGGCGTCGCCGGCGGCGCCCGAGCCTACGTCTACCGCCGCCTGGCGGCCACCGCCCACTAG
- a CDS encoding baseplate J/gp47 family protein, whose amino-acid sequence MAGGFTAVDLSRLPAPDIVEPLDFETIFAALLADLRARAPAFDVSVESDPAYKILQAAAYRELLLRQRINEAAQGVMLAYARGADLDHLGALFGVARQTLDAGDPAAVPPVPATLETDADLRRRIQLSLEGFSTAGPEGAYVFHALSADGQVLDASATSPAPGEVVVTVLARDGDGSAPAELLARVDATLSAEDVRPLTDHVSVRSAEIVDYRIAATLYFYAGPDREVVMREARAAAAVYAEQQHRLGLDVTLSGLYAALHQPGVQRVELTDPAASLVIDRTQATHCTEIALRDGGLDE is encoded by the coding sequence ATGGCCGGAGGCTTCACCGCCGTCGATCTCTCGCGGCTGCCCGCGCCGGATATCGTCGAGCCGCTCGACTTCGAGACGATTTTCGCCGCCCTGCTCGCCGACCTGCGCGCGCGGGCTCCGGCGTTCGATGTCAGCGTCGAGTCCGACCCCGCCTACAAGATCCTGCAGGCCGCCGCCTACCGCGAGCTGCTGCTGCGCCAGCGGATCAACGAAGCCGCCCAGGGGGTGATGCTCGCCTACGCCCGCGGCGCCGATCTCGACCACCTCGGCGCGCTCTTCGGCGTCGCCCGCCAGACCCTGGACGCCGGCGACCCCGCAGCGGTGCCGCCGGTGCCGGCCACGCTGGAGACGGACGCCGACTTGCGCCGGCGCATTCAGCTCTCGCTGGAGGGATTCTCCACCGCCGGCCCCGAGGGCGCCTACGTCTTCCACGCGCTCTCCGCCGACGGCCAGGTGCTGGATGCCAGCGCCACCAGCCCGGCGCCGGGCGAGGTGGTGGTGACGGTGCTCGCCCGCGACGGCGACGGCAGCGCCCCGGCCGAGCTGCTCGCGCGCGTCGACGCCACGCTGTCTGCCGAGGATGTGCGCCCGCTCACCGATCACGTCAGCGTGCGCAGCGCCGAGATCGTCGACTACCGTATCGCCGCCACCCTCTACTTCTACGCCGGCCCCGACCGCGAAGTGGTGATGCGCGAAGCGCGCGCCGCCGCCGCCGTCTATGCCGAGCAGCAGCACCGTCTGGGCCTCGATGTCACCCTCTCCGGGCTCTACGCCGCGCTGCACCAGCCCGGCGTGCAGCGGGTCGAGCTCACCGACCCCGCGGCGAGCCTGGTGATCGACCGCACCCAGGCGACCCACTGCACCGAGATCGCGCTGCGCGACGGAGGTCTCGATGAGTGA
- a CDS encoding GPW/gp25 family protein, whose amino-acid sequence MAGMDRTSGAALAGIAHIRQSVTDILTTPIGSRVMRRDYGSLLPELIDQPLDGATALRAYSATVVALMRWEPRIRVKQVTRHVSTTRPGRLTLSVHAERVDDGADLTFDIPLGQET is encoded by the coding sequence ATGGCCGGCATGGATCGCACCAGCGGCGCGGCGCTGGCGGGCATCGCCCATATTCGCCAGTCCGTCACCGACATTCTCACCACGCCCATCGGCTCGCGGGTGATGCGCCGCGACTACGGCTCGCTGCTGCCGGAGCTGATCGACCAGCCGCTGGATGGCGCCACCGCCCTGCGCGCCTACTCGGCCACGGTGGTGGCACTGATGCGCTGGGAGCCGCGGATTCGCGTCAAGCAGGTCACGCGCCACGTCTCTACCACGCGCCCCGGGCGGCTGACGCTCAGCGTGCACGCCGAACGGGTCGACGACGGCGCCGACCTCACCTTCGATATCCCCCTGGGACAGGAGACCTAA
- a CDS encoding phage baseplate assembly protein V: protein MNSVELARLLHNLIRVGRVAAIDHAAVRVRVQSGALLTDWLPWLTARAGHSRTWNPPTLGEQVLLLAPGGELRGALVLPALNSDAVPAPSHDANVTQLELPDGARLRYDHAASHLSATLPGSASLDAQGAVSVTTAAALTATAAGGATLNADTVINGNLTLNGNFSQPSGQTATMAGDTHFTGAVTSNGRDISASHTHGGVQRGGAQTEGVN from the coding sequence ATGAACTCCGTCGAACTTGCCCGTCTGCTCCACAATCTGATCCGCGTCGGCCGTGTCGCCGCGATCGACCACGCCGCGGTGCGCGTGCGCGTCCAGAGCGGTGCGCTACTCACCGACTGGCTGCCGTGGCTGACCGCCCGCGCCGGCCACAGCCGAACCTGGAACCCGCCGACCCTGGGCGAGCAGGTGCTGCTGCTGGCCCCCGGCGGCGAGCTGCGCGGCGCCCTGGTGCTGCCGGCGCTGAACTCGGACGCGGTGCCGGCGCCGAGCCATGATGCCAACGTGACCCAGCTCGAACTGCCCGACGGCGCGCGGCTCCGCTACGACCACGCTGCCAGCCACCTGAGCGCCACCCTGCCCGGCTCGGCCAGCCTCGACGCCCAGGGCGCGGTGAGCGTCACCACCGCCGCCGCCCTCACCGCCACCGCCGCCGGCGGCGCCACCCTCAACGCCGACACCGTGATCAACGGCAATCTCACCTTGAACGGCAACTTCAGCCAGCCCAGCGGCCAGACCGCGACCATGGCCGGCGATACCCACTTCACCGGCGCGGTGACCAGCAACGGCCGCGACATCAGCGCCAGCCACACCCACGGCGGCGTGCAGCGCGGCGGCGCCCAGACGGAGGGGGTGAACTGA
- a CDS encoding phage tail protein, whose protein sequence is MQLLNALIEHLRRTVPALQEMPNRLSAQVDEGRIRFAPGASLSQGYAVTAALTLHAYDDTLDAVMLPLLAWLSRYQPELGPEPGLRFAWAFAGEAPADLRLWVPLEERVVARHDCASGEITLDHRQPAFAHETCPAEHWQLLLRDDSAGDEGYRLVAEWDGPLA, encoded by the coding sequence ATGCAACTGCTGAACGCCCTGATTGAACATCTGCGGCGCACCGTGCCGGCGCTGCAGGAGATGCCGAACCGGCTCTCGGCGCAGGTGGACGAGGGGCGCATCCGGTTCGCCCCGGGGGCCTCGCTCTCCCAAGGCTATGCGGTGACCGCCGCACTGACGCTGCACGCCTATGACGACACCCTGGACGCGGTGATGCTGCCGCTGCTGGCGTGGCTGTCGCGCTATCAGCCCGAGCTGGGGCCGGAACCGGGCCTGCGCTTTGCCTGGGCCTTCGCCGGCGAGGCGCCCGCCGACCTGCGCCTGTGGGTGCCGCTCGAGGAGCGCGTGGTGGCGCGCCACGACTGCGCCAGCGGCGAGATCACTCTCGACCATCGCCAGCCCGCCTTCGCGCACGAGACCTGCCCCGCCGAGCACTGGCAGCTGCTGCTGCGCGACGACAGCGCGGGTGACGAGGGGTATCGGTTGGTGGCCGAGTGGGATGGCCCGCTGGCCTAA
- a CDS encoding lysozyme, translated as MNHWKRWLGGAGIGGACGLALSLSINVVKHYEGTELQAYPDPVGIPTICTGHTGPTVALNQTRTTQECEALLAGDLGEAFAAIDRHVAPAINATMPPTRRAALASFIFNVGEGAFRDSTLLARLNAGDTRAACDQLARWVYAGGRKLPGLVERRAAERELCLAGLE; from the coding sequence ATGAACCACTGGAAACGCTGGCTCGGCGGCGCGGGTATCGGCGGCGCCTGCGGCCTGGCGCTGTCGCTCTCGATCAATGTGGTCAAGCACTACGAGGGCACCGAGCTGCAGGCGTATCCCGACCCTGTCGGCATCCCGACGATCTGCACCGGCCATACCGGGCCGACGGTCGCGCTGAACCAGACCCGAACCACCCAGGAGTGCGAGGCGCTGCTGGCCGGCGACCTGGGCGAGGCATTCGCGGCCATCGACCGCCACGTCGCGCCGGCGATCAACGCCACAATGCCGCCGACCCGCCGGGCGGCGCTGGCCTCTTTTATCTTCAACGTCGGCGAGGGGGCGTTTCGCGACTCGACCCTGCTGGCCAGGCTGAACGCCGGCGACACGCGCGCCGCGTGCGATCAGCTCGCGCGCTGGGTCTATGCCGGTGGCCGCAAGCTGCCGGGGCTGGTCGAGCGCCGTGCGGCGGAGCGCGAGCTGTGTCTGGCGGGGCTGGAATGA
- a CDS encoding tail protein X: MPRTVSSLQGDTVDRLCQRHYGRTDLVVQVLTHNPGLCALGPRLPSATPVVLPDVASPSPTPRVIELWR; this comes from the coding sequence ATGCCGCGAACCGTGTCGAGTCTTCAGGGCGATACCGTCGATCGCCTGTGTCAGCGCCATTACGGGCGTACCGATCTGGTGGTGCAGGTGCTGACGCACAATCCCGGGCTGTGCGCGCTGGGCCCGCGGCTGCCGAGCGCCACGCCGGTGGTGCTGCCGGATGTCGCCTCGCCGTCACCCACGCCGCGGGTGATCGAGCTGTGGCGCTGA
- the thpD gene encoding ectoine hydroxylase: protein MSVQTASPRKQDTWTKQDRYPTRLRRSQEALWRERQEAVVKGRHLDGPLDATQLDTFERDGFLFEPNFLGHDEVDALCEELAALLARDDFRDRDFAITEPDSQEIRSLFAVHFLSQRFAQLAADPRLTGRARQIVGGDVYVHQSRINYKPGFQGKGFNWHSDFETWHAEDGMPEMHAVSASIVLTDNHHFNGPLMLVPGSHKVFVHCLGETPDDNHKRSLKQQEFGVPSQDALRELIETNGIQAPTGAAGGLLLFDCNTLHGSNANMSPDPRSNAFFVFNRRDNACVRPFGAKQPRPAFLAHAPDEVWTPQGVTH from the coding sequence ATGTCAGTACAGACCGCATCCCCCCGTAAGCAGGACACGTGGACGAAGCAGGATCGCTATCCGACACGTTTGCGCCGGTCGCAGGAAGCGCTCTGGCGTGAACGTCAGGAGGCAGTCGTCAAGGGCCGCCATCTGGACGGGCCACTCGACGCCACCCAGTTGGACACCTTCGAGCGCGATGGCTTCCTGTTCGAGCCCAACTTCCTGGGACATGACGAAGTCGATGCGCTGTGCGAGGAGCTTGCCGCGCTGCTGGCGCGGGATGATTTTCGCGACCGCGACTTTGCCATCACCGAGCCGGACAGCCAGGAGATCCGCTCACTGTTCGCCGTGCATTTCCTGTCGCAGCGCTTCGCGCAACTGGCGGCGGACCCGCGCCTGACCGGGCGGGCACGTCAGATCGTGGGCGGCGACGTCTACGTGCATCAGTCGCGGATCAACTACAAGCCTGGTTTCCAGGGCAAGGGCTTCAACTGGCACTCGGACTTCGAGACCTGGCACGCCGAGGACGGCATGCCCGAGATGCATGCCGTCAGCGCCTCGATCGTGCTTACCGACAATCATCACTTCAATGGCCCGTTGATGCTGGTGCCGGGCTCGCACAAGGTGTTCGTGCACTGCCTGGGTGAGACGCCGGACGACAACCACAAGCGCTCGCTCAAGCAGCAGGAGTTCGGCGTGCCGAGTCAGGATGCTCTGCGCGAGTTGATCGAAACCAATGGCATTCAGGCGCCGACCGGCGCTGCCGGCGGGCTCCTGCTGTTCGACTGCAACACCCTGCACGGCTCCAACGCCAATATGTCGCCGGACCCGCGCAGCAACGCCTTCTTCGTCTTCAACCGTCGCGACAATGCCTGCGTGCGCCCGTTCGGGGCCAAGCAGCCGCGTCCGGCGTTTCTGGCCCATGCGCCGGATGAGGTATGGACGCCCCAAGGCGTGACCCACTGA
- a CDS encoding fumarylacetoacetate hydrolase family protein: MAFTTRFVDGSETGYALGKILCVGRNYAEHAAELNNPVPSSPLLFMKPATSAVELESPIARQFTHGEVHFETELALLIGERLSAASAAEALAGIAGAGLALDLTLRDVQSALKEKGHPWERAKAFDGACPLSRFVPVDADTDWASVSFHLDINGQRQQSGKLSDMLFSVPALLEEMTRTFTLEPGDVVLTGTPAGVGKLPREAVLGLSLSLGLDIGTRTR; this comes from the coding sequence ATGGCTTTCACCACGCGCTTCGTCGACGGCAGCGAAACAGGGTATGCACTGGGCAAGATTCTGTGCGTGGGGCGCAATTACGCCGAGCACGCCGCCGAGCTCAATAACCCGGTTCCCAGTTCACCGCTGCTGTTCATGAAGCCGGCGACCAGCGCGGTGGAGCTCGAATCGCCTATCGCTCGACAGTTCACCCATGGCGAGGTGCACTTCGAAACCGAACTGGCGCTGCTGATCGGCGAGCGTCTGAGCGCGGCGAGTGCGGCGGAAGCGCTCGCCGGTATCGCCGGGGCCGGCCTGGCACTGGACCTCACCCTGCGCGACGTGCAGTCGGCGCTCAAGGAGAAAGGTCATCCGTGGGAGCGCGCCAAGGCGTTCGACGGTGCCTGCCCGCTATCGCGCTTCGTGCCGGTGGATGCCGATACCGACTGGGCCAGTGTCTCTTTCCATCTGGATATCAACGGCCAGCGCCAGCAGAGTGGCAAGCTCAGCGACATGCTTTTCAGCGTCCCGGCGCTACTCGAAGAGATGACCCGCACCTTCACCCTCGAACCCGGCGATGTGGTGCTGACCGGCACCCCGGCCGGCGTCGGCAAGCTGCCGCGGGAGGCGGTGCTCGGTCTGTCTCTATCGCTGGGGCTGGATATCGGCACGCGCACCCGCTGA
- the speA gene encoding biosynthetic arginine decarboxylase, whose translation MPNPSPAAQARRTYNIDQWGSGYFDVDDQGRTLVRPLGSEVPGPSMVLDTLVDKLRDAGLRLPVLVRFIDILHDRVEQLCMAFDQAMQEERYQGGYTAVYPIKVNQQRRVVEEILATQERGHGRVGLEAGSKPELMAVLALSGDGPSVIICNGYKDREYIRLALMGEKLGHKVYLVVEKYSELSLILEEAEKLQVRPRIGVRARLSSVGKGKWQDTGGEKSKFGLTATQILTITERLRSAGALDSLQLVHFHLGSQIANIRDIQRGLRECARFYHSLRELGAPIDTVDVGGGLGVDYEGTRSRSFCSINYSMREYASNVVWAFSQICNTHELPHPQIISESGRALTAHHAVLVTNVIGEERMGHIEPERRVGEDPHVDELWRVYDRLEGMREPRDLVEAYHDVVQAVGELQDRFVMGLADIQARAEGESVYFAACQRLRDRLDGRNRAHRDIADELAEKLADKLFVNFSLFQSLPDVWGIDQVFPVLPLTGLDHTPTRRGVIQDITCDSDGRIDLYVDGQGLESTLPLPEWDDDDDKLLGLFLVGAYQEILGDLHNLFGDTDSVDVALDDNGEWRLSHVQQGDTVAAVLGYVNFDAEALKKQLTEQLIASPLSVEEREQFVEELSAGLSGYTYLE comes from the coding sequence ATGCCGAATCCTTCTCCCGCCGCACAGGCCCGCCGCACCTACAATATCGATCAGTGGGGCAGCGGCTACTTCGACGTCGACGATCAGGGCCGTACGCTGGTCAGGCCGCTGGGCAGCGAAGTGCCCGGCCCCAGCATGGTGCTCGACACCCTGGTCGACAAGCTGCGCGACGCCGGCCTGCGCCTGCCAGTGCTGGTGCGCTTCATCGACATCCTGCACGACCGGGTCGAACAGCTGTGCATGGCCTTCGATCAGGCGATGCAGGAAGAGCGCTATCAGGGCGGCTATACCGCGGTCTATCCGATCAAGGTCAACCAGCAGCGCCGCGTGGTCGAGGAGATCCTGGCCACCCAGGAGCGCGGTCACGGCCGGGTCGGTCTGGAAGCCGGCAGCAAGCCGGAGCTGATGGCGGTGCTGGCACTCTCCGGTGACGGCCCTTCGGTGATCATCTGCAACGGCTACAAGGATCGCGAATACATCCGCCTGGCACTGATGGGCGAGAAGCTCGGCCACAAGGTCTACCTGGTGGTGGAGAAGTACTCCGAGCTGAGCCTGATCCTGGAGGAGGCGGAGAAGCTCCAGGTGCGGCCGCGTATCGGCGTGCGTGCGCGCCTCTCCTCGGTGGGCAAGGGCAAGTGGCAGGACACCGGCGGCGAGAAGTCGAAGTTCGGCCTCACCGCGACCCAGATCCTGACCATCACCGAGCGCCTGCGCAGCGCCGGTGCCCTCGACAGCCTGCAACTGGTGCATTTCCATCTGGGCTCGCAGATCGCCAATATTCGCGACATCCAGCGCGGCCTGCGCGAGTGCGCGCGCTTCTACCACAGCCTGCGCGAACTCGGCGCGCCGATCGATACCGTCGACGTCGGCGGCGGGCTGGGCGTGGATTACGAAGGCACGCGTTCGCGCAGTTTCTGCTCGATCAACTACTCCATGCGCGAGTACGCCAGCAACGTGGTGTGGGCCTTCAGCCAGATCTGCAACACCCACGAGCTGCCGCATCCGCAGATCATCTCCGAGTCCGGACGCGCCCTGACCGCCCACCATGCGGTGCTGGTGACCAACGTCATCGGCGAAGAGCGCATGGGCCACATCGAACCGGAGCGCCGGGTCGGAGAGGACCCGCATGTCGACGAGCTGTGGCGGGTCTATGACCGGCTCGAAGGCATGCGCGAGCCGCGCGATCTGGTCGAGGCCTACCACGACGTGGTACAGGCAGTGGGCGAGCTGCAGGATCGCTTCGTCATGGGGCTGGCCGATATCCAGGCCCGCGCCGAGGGCGAGTCGGTCTACTTCGCGGCCTGCCAGCGCCTGCGCGACCGGCTCGACGGCCGCAACCGTGCCCATCGCGACATCGCCGACGAGCTGGCCGAGAAGCTCGCCGACAAGCTGTTCGTGAACTTCTCGCTGTTCCAGTCGCTGCCGGACGTCTGGGGTATCGACCAGGTCTTCCCGGTGCTGCCGCTGACCGGACTCGACCATACGCCGACCCGGCGCGGGGTGATCCAGGACATCACCTGCGACTCCGACGGGCGGATCGACCTCTACGTCGACGGCCAGGGGCTCGAGAGCACGCTGCCGCTGCCCGAATGGGACGATGACGACGACAAGCTGCTGGGTCTGTTCCTGGTCGGCGCCTATCAGGAGATCCTAGGCGATCTGCACAACCTGTTCGGCGATACCGACTCGGTCGACGTGGCGCTGGACGACAATGGCGAGTGGCGCCTCTCCCACGTGCAGCAGGGCGATACCGTGGCCGCGGTGCTGGGCTACGTCAACTTCGACGCCGAGGCGCTCAAGAAGCAACTCACCGAGCAGTTGATCGCCAGCCCGCTGAGCGTCGAGGAGCGCGAGCAGTTCGTCGAAGAACTCTCCGCCGGCCTGAGCGGCTACACCTATCTGGAGTGA
- a CDS encoding homoserine kinase: protein MAVFTPLDDAQVADFLTRYTVGDFVALKGVPQGTENSTFFVTTDQGEWVLTLFEQGEFEDLPFFVDLLDYLDAQGLPVPGPVHDRQGVALQRLAGRPALLFPRMPGSHPSAPNLAQCAALGDALGRMHQVSQRFTGQRDNPRNLAWLERRHREVLPHLDSRDQALMREEIAAYAEAFTDAELPRGAIHGDLFRDNTLYDGDHLGGIIDFYNGCTGELLFDLAIVINDWTSDAAGEIDRARYDAILGAYLAHRPLSAAERALWPLMLRMTALRYWLSRLLVIHVDPPAHDITPHDPARFRILLMQRIEGEVPPLPA from the coding sequence ATGGCCGTATTCACTCCCCTCGACGACGCCCAGGTCGCTGACTTCCTCACGCGCTATACCGTCGGCGACTTTGTCGCGCTGAAAGGCGTCCCCCAGGGCACCGAGAACAGCACTTTCTTCGTGACCACCGATCAGGGCGAGTGGGTGCTGACGCTGTTCGAACAGGGCGAGTTCGAGGATCTGCCGTTCTTCGTCGATCTACTCGACTATCTGGACGCCCAGGGCCTGCCGGTGCCGGGGCCGGTCCACGACCGCCAAGGGGTCGCCCTGCAGCGTCTCGCCGGCCGCCCAGCGCTGCTGTTTCCGCGCATGCCCGGCAGCCACCCCAGCGCCCCCAATCTGGCCCAGTGCGCCGCGCTCGGCGATGCGTTGGGGCGCATGCATCAGGTGTCACAGCGCTTCACCGGCCAGCGCGACAATCCGCGCAACCTAGCCTGGCTGGAGCGCCGCCATCGCGAAGTGCTGCCCCATCTCGATAGCCGCGACCAGGCGCTGATGCGCGAGGAGATCGCCGCCTACGCCGAGGCCTTCACCGATGCCGAGCTGCCGCGCGGCGCCATCCACGGCGACCTGTTCCGCGACAACACCCTCTACGACGGTGACCACCTCGGCGGCATCATCGACTTCTACAACGGCTGCACCGGCGAGCTGCTGTTCGATCTGGCGATCGTGATCAACGACTGGACCAGCGATGCCGCGGGCGAGATCGACCGCGCGCGTTACGACGCCATCCTCGGCGCCTATCTGGCTCACCGCCCGCTGAGCGCTGCCGAACGCGCGCTGTGGCCGCTGATGCTGCGCATGACCGCGCTGCGCTACTGGCTGTCGCGCCTGCTGGTGATCCATGTCGACCCGCCGGCGCACGACATCACCCCCCACGACCCGGCGCGCTTCCGCATCCTGCTGATGCAGCGGATAGAGGGCGAAGTCCCGCCGCTGCCGGCGTGA
- a CDS encoding DUF2782 domain-containing protein produces MPKTTLHTRLQALRHPLPGALLATLLVATALTSTALAQNTPTPQVTTHSDAQQTVSEYRLNGKLYAIRVAPKSGQAYFLYDADGDGNYQRRDADTVPVPAWVQRE; encoded by the coding sequence ATGCCCAAGACGACATTGCACACGCGGCTTCAGGCGCTGCGGCACCCGCTGCCGGGCGCGCTGCTGGCCACCCTGCTGGTCGCGACCGCGCTGACATCCACGGCGCTGGCGCAGAACACGCCGACGCCCCAGGTCACTACCCACAGTGATGCCCAGCAGACGGTCTCGGAGTATCGGCTCAACGGCAAGCTCTACGCCATTCGGGTGGCGCCCAAGTCGGGGCAGGCCTACTTCCTCTACGACGCCGACGGCGACGGCAACTACCAGCGCCGCGATGCCGATACCGTACCGGTACCCGCGTGGGTGCAGCGCGAGTGA